A region of bacterium DNA encodes the following proteins:
- a CDS encoding preprotein translocase subunit SecY, with product GLPFVGDTLDGNLPTWVTQGMGINFYFGGTSLLIVVGVAMDFVQQLESQLVMRNYAGFRKRGRMRGRRG from the coding sequence CGGGCTACCCTTTGTGGGTGATACGTTGGATGGCAACCTGCCGACCTGGGTTACGCAGGGCATGGGCATCAACTTCTACTTCGGTGGCACCTCGCTGCTGATCGTCGTCGGCGTGGCCATGGACTTCGTCCAGCAACTCGAGAGCCAGCTGGTGATGCGCAATTACGCCGGTTTCAGGAAGCGAGGCCGCATGAGAGGACGCCGTGGATAG